Proteins from one Streptosporangium becharense genomic window:
- a CDS encoding YbhB/YbcL family Raf kinase inhibitor-like protein, whose amino-acid sequence MAGGAAAAERSRLEPISVSSPRVRDGGPLPSDYSCKGSAGNPPLRWSRVPEGTKSVAIVVDSNARYDGEVNWVVFDIDPRTNELAEGSVPAGAMEGNTTTGRAGYNPPCNAQENYRFTVYALDAKVSLSQGASLGQALRSIADKTIAWGRLTTANIE is encoded by the coding sequence ATGGCGGGTGGCGCGGCCGCCGCGGAGCGGTCGCGGCTGGAGCCGATCAGCGTCTCCAGCCCCAGGGTGCGGGACGGTGGCCCCCTGCCGTCCGACTACTCCTGCAAGGGTTCGGCCGGCAACCCTCCGCTGCGCTGGTCACGGGTGCCGGAAGGCACCAAGTCCGTCGCGATCGTGGTCGACAGCAACGCGCGCTACGACGGCGAGGTGAACTGGGTGGTGTTCGACATCGACCCGCGCACCAACGAGCTGGCCGAGGGCAGCGTCCCGGCGGGTGCCATGGAAGGGAACACGACGACGGGCAGGGCGGGATACAACCCTCCGTGCAACGCCCAGGAGAACTATCGTTTCACCGTCTACGCGCTCGACGCCAAGGTCAGCCTCAGCCAGGGTGCCTCCCTCGGCCAGGCCCTGAGGAGCATCGCGGACAAGACGATCGCCTGGGGCCGGCTCACCACGGCGAACATCGAGTGA